One window of the Mycobacterium haemophilum DSM 44634 genome contains the following:
- a CDS encoding alpha-hydroxy-acid oxidizing protein — MTSTPPHPGRSRQDAIYRAGVFGRVPAVPTNFSELERAARQRMSKRAWAYVAGGAGAGTGMINNRAALDRWAIVPRMLRDTSDRDLTVELFGRRLPAPVLVAPVGAADLVRNGADVEIGAAAAAVGVPYIFSNQGSAPMEDTAAEMDNVARQAGREHAPRWFQLYWSTNDAVVTSLIRRAEALDCDALAVTLDTTQLGWRPNDLNIGSLPFAQAIGIAQYYSDTAFAQSVRERIAEARRSGRRPDMQLTLGGLRTLISLARRMPGSFLHNLVSPVPRASVETFLETYSRPSLNWDNIAELRKRTRLPILLKGILHPDDARRAVDLGVDGIVVSNHGGRQVDSVIGAADALVDIVAAVGDQTSIVFDSGIRSGADIFKALALGAHAVTVGRPHIYGLALAGRRGVTEVLQNLIAEFDLTLGLSGLRSIAELSTAALRPIPQV, encoded by the coding sequence GTGACTTCGACACCGCCCCACCCGGGCAGAAGCCGCCAGGACGCGATCTACCGCGCCGGCGTGTTCGGCCGGGTTCCGGCGGTGCCGACGAACTTCTCTGAGTTGGAGCGCGCTGCCCGGCAACGCATGTCGAAACGCGCCTGGGCATACGTCGCTGGTGGCGCCGGTGCAGGCACCGGAATGATCAACAACCGGGCCGCCTTGGATCGGTGGGCCATCGTGCCACGGATGCTGCGCGATACCTCCGACCGTGATCTGACCGTCGAGTTGTTCGGCCGCCGACTGCCGGCACCGGTCCTGGTGGCACCGGTCGGAGCAGCCGACTTGGTGCGCAACGGGGCAGACGTGGAGATCGGCGCGGCCGCCGCTGCCGTCGGGGTGCCGTACATCTTCTCCAACCAAGGCTCGGCGCCGATGGAAGACACCGCGGCAGAAATGGATAACGTTGCCCGGCAAGCGGGCCGCGAGCACGCGCCGCGCTGGTTTCAGCTGTACTGGTCCACTAACGACGCGGTCGTGACGAGTCTGATTCGACGCGCCGAAGCGCTGGACTGCGACGCTCTGGCCGTCACATTGGATACCACTCAATTGGGTTGGCGGCCAAATGATCTCAATATCGGCTCACTTCCCTTCGCCCAAGCTATCGGCATCGCGCAGTACTACTCCGACACCGCGTTCGCCCAGTCGGTTCGCGAGCGGATAGCCGAGGCGCGCCGGTCTGGTCGACGACCCGACATGCAGCTAACGCTCGGGGGATTGCGGACCTTGATCTCCCTAGCCCGCCGCATGCCCGGTAGTTTCCTGCACAACCTGGTGTCGCCCGTACCCCGTGCCAGCGTGGAAACGTTTTTGGAGACCTATTCGCGCCCGTCGCTGAATTGGGACAACATCGCCGAATTACGAAAACGGACACGGCTGCCGATCCTACTGAAGGGCATCCTGCATCCCGACGACGCCCGCCGAGCCGTTGACCTCGGCGTCGACGGCATCGTCGTGTCGAACCACGGTGGACGGCAAGTCGATTCGGTCATCGGGGCAGCCGATGCGCTGGTTGACATCGTCGCCGCGGTCGGAGATCAGACCAGCATCGTATTCGACTCGGGCATCCGAAGCGGCGCGGACATCTTCAAGGCCCTGGCGCTGGGCGCACACGCGGTGACCGTCGGCAGACCACACATATACGGATTGGCGCTGGCCGGCCGACGTGGGGTCACCGAGGTGCTGCAAAACCTGATTGCCGAATTCGATCTTACCCTGGGCTTGTCGGGTCTGCGATCGATCGCCGAGCTGAGCACCGCCGCGTTGCGACCCATCCCTCAAGTGTGA
- a CDS encoding class I adenylate-forming enzyme family protein, with protein sequence MAEANAALTAPGQLYETEQRIIAGHLNTVWKNAPPTLLDVFTSASAFADRLFLVYEDQRVTYRQFARAAHALADALTDDGVRVGDRVAVLMSNRPQWPVAFYGALLAGAIVVPLNAWWTAQELEYVLSDCDAQVVIADRERLARFEHSSGIGVRRVYVTQDSTELGHCDYADSAVVTLEAVIGDCSAWDALPDASSPDLRPDPDTNATIFYTSGTTGKPKGAIGTHRNAVTVAFASGFGLARAALRRGEPIPLPDPNAPVKCTLLSVPLFHVTGSLVLLNTTMLAGDRIVLTPRWDPLAALGLIERERCTSIGGVPTIAWQILHHRDRAQFDLSSIETVNYGGAPAAAALAHRITEIWPNAAPAQGWGMTETSGTFTTHGGQDYLAHPDSCGLALPTGAMIIVDDNGKSLGPNQVGELWVRGANVVAGYWNNPAATADAFTDGWLHTGDLARVSPEGYLTIVDRKKDMLIRGGENIYTAEIEAALYEHPAVVDAAVIGLAHPTLGEEPAAVIHLAPDADISDAELHAHLAQRLARYKLPVAIARHPETLPRNPNGKILKHALRQHFP encoded by the coding sequence GTGGCCGAGGCCAACGCTGCCCTGACCGCGCCGGGACAGCTGTATGAAACCGAACAGCGAATCATCGCCGGACATCTCAACACGGTGTGGAAGAACGCGCCCCCAACGTTGCTGGACGTCTTCACGTCTGCGAGCGCTTTCGCTGACCGCCTGTTCCTGGTGTATGAAGACCAGCGGGTCACCTATCGACAGTTCGCCCGGGCGGCACACGCTTTGGCCGATGCCTTGACTGATGACGGGGTCCGGGTGGGGGATCGAGTTGCGGTGCTCATGTCGAACCGGCCGCAATGGCCGGTTGCCTTTTACGGCGCACTGCTTGCCGGTGCGATCGTGGTACCGCTGAATGCCTGGTGGACCGCCCAGGAGTTGGAATACGTGCTATCGGACTGCGATGCGCAGGTAGTCATCGCGGATCGGGAACGGCTTGCCCGCTTTGAACATTCGTCGGGTATCGGGGTGCGGCGGGTTTACGTTACCCAAGACAGCACTGAACTGGGCCACTGTGATTACGCTGACTCCGCTGTTGTGACGCTGGAGGCGGTGATCGGCGACTGCTCGGCGTGGGACGCGCTGCCCGACGCGTCGTCGCCTGACTTACGGCCGGATCCAGATACCAACGCGACCATCTTCTACACCTCTGGCACCACCGGAAAACCCAAGGGGGCCATCGGAACGCACCGCAACGCCGTCACGGTCGCGTTCGCGTCAGGATTTGGGCTCGCCCGCGCAGCGCTGCGCCGCGGCGAACCGATTCCGCTGCCCGACCCTAATGCTCCGGTGAAATGCACCTTATTGTCGGTGCCGCTGTTTCATGTGACCGGGTCGCTGGTGCTCCTCAATACCACAATGCTAGCCGGCGACCGGATCGTGCTAACGCCGCGCTGGGATCCCCTTGCGGCCCTTGGCCTGATTGAACGTGAACGGTGCACCAGCATCGGTGGCGTGCCAACCATTGCCTGGCAGATCTTGCATCACCGCGACCGTGCACAGTTCGATCTGTCGTCGATCGAAACGGTCAACTACGGAGGTGCCCCGGCAGCAGCAGCGCTAGCACACCGGATCACCGAAATCTGGCCAAACGCCGCGCCTGCTCAGGGCTGGGGGATGACCGAAACGTCTGGCACATTCACTACGCACGGCGGCCAAGATTATCTCGCCCACCCTGATAGCTGTGGTCTGGCGTTGCCGACCGGAGCGATGATTATCGTCGATGACAACGGAAAGTCGTTGGGCCCTAACCAGGTCGGCGAGCTATGGGTACGTGGGGCCAACGTGGTCGCCGGCTACTGGAATAACCCCGCCGCTACCGCTGATGCGTTCACCGATGGTTGGCTGCACACCGGGGATTTGGCCCGAGTCAGCCCCGAGGGGTATCTGACTATCGTCGACCGCAAGAAAGACATGCTCATCCGCGGCGGGGAAAACATCTATACCGCTGAAATCGAAGCCGCGCTCTATGAACATCCTGCTGTTGTTGACGCTGCTGTCATCGGACTAGCCCATCCCACCCTGGGGGAAGAACCCGCCGCGGTGATCCACCTGGCCCCCGACGCCGATATCAGCGACGCCGAACTGCACGCCCACCTTGCCCAGCGCCTGGCCCGCTACAAACTCCCTGTCGCCATAGCCCGTCACCCCGAAACGCTGCCCCGTAACCCCAACGGCAAAATTCTCAAACACGCACTGCGGCAGCACTTCCCATAA
- a CDS encoding APC family permease: MKRSGDLGAEGLHRGLGVWSVVLMVLAGAAPLASVGAVLPMVVRVSQNPVLPMFFIGATMILALFAIGFTRMTRFVGDAGAFYSYIQTGLGRIPGVGAAALAISSYFLLLVSISCYLGAVTATTVAHLGGPGSPWLLWTALWLVLTGVLGYRDIELSSKVLAFMLVAECVVVVVVDVALIAAGEHLGGNARLAMFDPTALSRGVPSLGLMFAFLCFIGFETTAVFRSEALTPERTLPRATYIAVIGIGLFYAISAWALTVGVGADNLVAAATDDPANLVVGLAKTHVGPAMQDTMQLLLLPSLFACTLTFHNVSTRYVFTMGTRGLLPRAVGVVHAKHRSPARASLAITTVTAVAALLIAAARMDPVTKIYPWLSGTATLGVVVLMSLTSLAVVIFFWTQPGTGESTLVSTRIVPVIALFCLAGLAWIVVSNFVLLIGDVTASRALLAGIVATFIAGMIVAGILRTRRPHAYRALTQPIPEVSGGVV; encoded by the coding sequence ATGAAACGTAGCGGCGATCTCGGCGCCGAGGGCCTTCATCGTGGTCTGGGAGTGTGGTCTGTGGTGTTGATGGTCTTAGCTGGCGCGGCTCCCTTGGCCTCTGTCGGCGCGGTGCTACCGATGGTGGTTCGGGTTAGCCAAAACCCTGTTCTGCCTATGTTTTTCATCGGTGCGACGATGATCCTCGCATTGTTTGCGATTGGATTCACCAGGATGACGCGATTTGTCGGTGATGCCGGAGCGTTTTACTCGTATATCCAAACTGGTTTGGGCCGCATCCCGGGCGTCGGAGCCGCTGCGCTGGCGATCAGTAGCTATTTCCTACTGCTGGTGTCCATCAGCTGCTATCTGGGTGCGGTGACTGCTACCACCGTCGCCCACCTGGGCGGTCCGGGCTCACCGTGGTTGCTGTGGACAGCGTTGTGGCTGGTCCTCACTGGGGTATTGGGCTACCGCGACATCGAACTGAGCTCCAAGGTTCTTGCATTTATGCTCGTTGCTGAGTGTGTTGTCGTCGTTGTCGTCGACGTCGCGCTGATTGCCGCCGGCGAGCATTTGGGGGGGAACGCTAGATTGGCCATGTTTGATCCGACCGCGCTGTCGCGAGGGGTGCCGTCGTTAGGGCTGATGTTCGCGTTCTTGTGTTTTATTGGATTCGAAACCACCGCTGTTTTTCGCAGCGAAGCCCTCACCCCGGAGCGCACGCTGCCGCGTGCCACATACATCGCGGTGATCGGGATCGGACTGTTCTATGCCATCTCGGCGTGGGCCTTGACGGTCGGTGTGGGCGCGGACAATCTTGTGGCGGCCGCTACCGATGATCCGGCGAATCTCGTTGTGGGCCTGGCCAAGACCCATGTTGGCCCGGCGATGCAGGACACGATGCAGCTGTTGCTGTTGCCCAGCCTGTTCGCTTGCACATTGACTTTCCATAACGTGTCAACCCGTTACGTGTTCACTATGGGAACTCGTGGGCTGCTGCCGCGAGCGGTGGGTGTCGTGCATGCCAAACACCGGTCACCTGCGCGCGCCTCACTGGCCATCACGACCGTTACCGCTGTCGCGGCGCTGCTGATCGCGGCGGCGCGGATGGATCCGGTCACGAAGATCTACCCCTGGCTGTCGGGAACCGCCACCTTGGGGGTAGTGGTGTTGATGTCGCTGACTTCACTGGCCGTGGTGATTTTCTTTTGGACGCAGCCAGGTACCGGCGAATCCACGTTGGTGTCAACGCGGATCGTGCCGGTGATCGCGCTGTTTTGCCTGGCCGGGCTGGCCTGGATCGTGGTCTCAAACTTTGTCTTGCTCATCGGCGATGTCACGGCCAGCCGGGCGTTGCTGGCGGGGATCGTTGCAACGTTCATCGCGGGCATGATCGTCGCGGGAATTCTGCGAACCCGCCGCCCGCATGCCTACCGGGCGCTGACCCAGCCCATACCGGAGGTATCGGGTGGCGTTGTCTAG
- a CDS encoding AAA family ATPase, with protein MPSPGLIVISGLPGTGKSSVALPLARRLLAAYLRIDTIEQALVDSGELTAAPAAMGYVAGYALAADQLRVGLPTIAECVNPLKITRDAWQRVAAQLNCWILEVELVCSDPNEHRRRVESRTSDIPGLVLPTWQQVVDRTYEPWDRDHLIIDTACSAVTATVERIRHKATAITDTAEPIHPPPPL; from the coding sequence TTGCCCAGCCCTGGCCTCATCGTCATCTCCGGCCTTCCCGGCACCGGCAAGTCGTCAGTAGCGCTGCCTCTGGCGCGCCGATTGCTCGCGGCGTATCTGCGCATCGACACCATCGAGCAGGCCTTAGTCGATTCCGGTGAGCTCACCGCGGCACCCGCCGCGATGGGCTACGTCGCCGGCTACGCCCTGGCCGCCGATCAACTGCGCGTAGGGCTGCCCACGATCGCCGAATGCGTCAATCCACTCAAGATCACGCGCGACGCCTGGCAACGCGTCGCCGCTCAACTCAACTGCTGGATACTCGAGGTTGAACTCGTCTGTTCCGACCCAAACGAACACCGGCGCCGAGTCGAAAGCCGCACATCAGACATCCCAGGCCTGGTTCTGCCGACCTGGCAACAAGTGGTCGATCGGACCTACGAGCCCTGGGACCGTGACCATCTCATCATCGACACCGCCTGCTCAGCGGTCACAGCCACTGTTGAGCGCATTCGCCACAAAGCCACCGCCATAACCGACACCGCCGAACCCATCCACCCGCCGCCCCCGCTGTAA